The following coding sequences are from one Ornithodoros turicata isolate Travis chromosome 1, ASM3712646v1, whole genome shotgun sequence window:
- the LOC135401633 gene encoding uncharacterized protein LOC135401633, with amino-acid sequence MKPSTVTPPFAIVHFVLRNEVEVIPCSWLSGNTCMWPNLPSHKVEKLIRKGCPPGNSCQEVEVEVKGIFKCYEDARKMLPVSEYTSDLVDELPPKRTRRPKVFESSSDDDFPSVPPSFAAREKLLPKRTPVHAVTLGDSEPSTLVDHRDSSMTGTRK; translated from the exons ATGAAGCCGTCAACTGTCACT CCGCCTTTTGCAATTGTGCATTTTGTGTTGCGCAATGAAGTCGAAGTTATCCCGTGCTCGTGGCTGTCCGGGAATACATGCATGTGGCCAAACTTACCAAGCCACAAAGTCGAAAAGCTCATAAGAAAAGGATGTCCTCCTGGAAATTCCTGCCAAGAAGTTGAGGTGGAAGTGAAAGGAATCTTCA AATGTTACGAGGATGCCAGAAAGATGCTTCCCGTTTCCGAATATACCTCTGACCTCGTGGATGAACTACCCCCAAAGAGGACCAGACGTCCCAAGGTGTTCGAAAGTTCTTCAGATGACGACTTTCCTTCGGTTCCTCCAAGCTTTGCAGCCAGGG AAAAGTTGCTTCCCAAACGCACACCAGTGCATGCTGTTACCTTGGGTG ACTCCGAACCTTCTACCCTTGTTGATCACAGGGATTCATCTATGACAGGGACACGTAAGTGA